In Elaeis guineensis isolate ETL-2024a chromosome 1, EG11, whole genome shotgun sequence, a genomic segment contains:
- the LOC105039277 gene encoding plasma membrane ATPase, with protein MGGGSAISLEEIKNETVDLERIPIEEVFEQLKCTQEGLTSEEGANRLQIFGPNKLEEKKESKILKFLGFMWNPLSWVMEMAAIMAIALANGGGKPPDWQDFVGIIALLVINSTISFIEENNAGNAAAALMAGLAPKTKVLRDGRWSEQDAAILVPGDIISIKLGDIVPADARLLEGDPLKIDQSALTGESLPVTKSPGDEVFSGSTCKQGEIEAVVIATGVHTFFGKAAHLVDSTNQVGHFQKVLTAIGNFCICSIAVGIIVEIIVMYPIQHRKYRDGIDNLLVLLIGGIPIAMPTVLSVTMAIGSHRLSEQGAITKRMTAIEEMAGMDVLCSDKTGTLTLNKLSVDKNLIEVFVKGVDKDHVILLAARASRTENQDAIDAAMVGMLADPKEARAGIREVHFLPFNPVDKRTALTYIDADGKWHRVSKGAPEQILNLCNCKEDVRKRVHSVIDKFAERGLRSLAVARQEVPEKTKESPGTPWQFVGLLPLFDPPRHDSAETIRRALNLGVNVKMITGDQLAIAKETGRRLGMGTNMYPSSSLLGQHKDESIAGLPVDELIEKADGFAGVFPEHKYEIVKKLQERKHICGMTGDGVNDAPALKKADIGIAVADATDAARGASDIVLTEPGLSVIISAVLTSRAIFQRMKNYTIYAVSITIRIVLGFMLIALIWKFDFSPFMVLIIAILNDGTIMTISKDRVKPSPLPDSWKLKEIFATGVVFGTYLALMTVIFFWAMHKTDFFSDEFKVRSLRDKEEQQMSALYLQVSIVSQALIFVTRSRSWCFVERPGLLLVTAFVIAQLVATLIAVYANWGFARIQGIGWGWAGVIWLYSIVFFFPLDLFKFAIRYILSGKAWDNLLEKKTAFTTKKDYGREEREAQWAMAQRTLHGLQPPETTNLFNDKSSYRELSEIAEQAKRRAEVARLRELHTLKGHVESVVKLKGLDIDTIQQHYTV; from the exons ATGGGTGGAGGGTCGGCGATCAGTCTCGAGGAGATCAAGAACGAGACTGTTGATCTG GAAAGGATTCCGATCGAGGAGGTCTTTGAGCAGCTGAAATGCACACAAGAAGGTCTCACATCGGAGGAGGGAGCCAACCGGCTCCAGATCTTCGGGCCCAACAAGCTAGAAGAGAAAAAA GAGAGCAAGATTCTCAAGTTTCTGGGTTTCATGTGGAACCCCTTGTCCTGGGTGATGGAAATGGCTGCCATCATGGCCATTGCCTTGGCCAACGGCGGCGGTAAGCCCCCGGACTGGCAGGACTTTGTCGGTATCATCGCTCTGCTTGTCATCAACTCCACCATCAGTTTCATCGAAGAAAATAACGCCGGTAACGCCGCAGCAGCCTTGATGGCCGGGCTTGCTCCCAAGACCAAG GTGCTGAGAGATGGCCGCTGGAGCGAGCAGGATGCAGCAATCCTTGTGCCTGGAGACATAATTAGCATTAAACTCGGAGATATTGTGCCTGCCGATGCACGACTTCTCGAGGGAGATCCGTTAAAGATTGATCAGTCTGCCTTGACGGGAGAATCCCTCCCTGTCACCAAGAGCCCAGGAGATGAGGTGTTTTCTGGCTCAACCTGCAAGCAGGGTGAGATCGAGGCTGTAGTGATAGCCACTGGCGTCCATACCTTCTTCGGAAAGGCGGCCCATCTCGTGGACAGCACGAACCAGGTTGGGCATTTCCAGAAGGTTCTTACGGCCATCGGTAACTTCTGCATCTGCTCCATTGCCGTGGGGATCATCGTTGAGATAATCGTCATGTACCCGATCCAGCATCGGAAGTACAGAGATGGAATTGACAACCTGCTGGTCCTTTTGATCGGAGGTATACCAATTGCAATGCCTACCGTCCTGTCGGTGACCATGGCTATTGGATCCCACCGGCTCTCCGAGCAAGGAGCAATCACCAAGAGAATGACTGCAATAGAGGAGATGGCCGGCATGGATGTTCTCTGCAGTGATAAAACTGGGACTCTCACTCTTAACAAGCTGAGCGTTGACAAAAACCTTATCGAGGTTTTCGTGAAAGGTGTGGATAAGGATCATGTTATCTTATTGGCAGCAAGGGCATCGAGGACAGAAAATCAGGATGCTATTGATGCTGCCATGGTTGGGATGCTTGCAGACCCAAAGGAG GCAAGAGCTGGTATTAGGGAAGTACACTTTCTCCCCTTCAACCCTGTGGACAAGAGAACTGCTCTGACATATATTGATGCTGATGGCAAATGGCATCGTGTGAGTAAAGGTGCTCCTGAGCAG ATTTTGAACCTCTGCAACTGTAAGGAAGATGTCAGAAAAAGGGTTCATTCTGTGATTGACAAGTTTGCCGAACGCGGGCTTCGATCACTGGCTGTTGCAAGACAG GAAGTTCCGGAGAAGACCAAGGAGAGTCCAGGGACCCCATGGCAGTTTGTTGGCCTATTGCCTCTATTTGATCCCCCAAGGCACGACAGTGCAGAGACCATCCGTAGGGCTCTAAATCTTGGTGTGAACGTAAAGATGATTACTG GCGATCAGCTCGCTATCGCTAAGGAGACTGGCCGAAGGCTTGGAATGGGCACAAACATGTATCCTTCCTCTTCATTGCTTGGCCAACATAAAGATGAATCAATTGCTGGACTTCCGGTAGATGAGTTGATTGAGAAGGCTGATGGATTTGCAGGAGTATTTCCAG AGCACAAATATGAAATTGTCAAGAAGTTGCAAGAGAGGAAGCACATATGTGGAATGACTGGAGATGGAGTGAACGATGCCCCTGCTTTAAAGAAGGCTGATATTGGAATTGCTGTTGCTGATGCCACGGATGCTGCTAGAGGTGCTTCTGACATTGTCCTCACTGAACCTGGGCTTAGTGTCATCATCAGTGCTGTTCTAACAAGCAGGGCCATTTTCCAGCGGATGAAGAACTACACT ATCTATGCTGTTTCCATTACCATCCGTATTGTT CTCGGCTTTATGCTTATTGCACTGATATGGAAGTTTGACTTTTCACCCTTCATGGTTTTGATTATTGCCATTCTAAATGATG GCACAATTATGACAATCTCAAAAGATCGAGTGAAGCCATCTCCACTGCCTGACAGTTGGAAGCTGAAGGAGATTTTTGCTACTGGCGTTGTTTTTGGTACCTACTTGGCATTGATGACTGTCATTTTCTTTTGGGCAATGCATAAAACAGATTTCTTCTCA GATGAATTTAAAGTCAGATCATTGAGGGACAAGGAAGAACAACAGATGTCTGCTTTATACCTGCAAGTTAGTATTGTCAGTCAGGCTCTTATATTTGTCACTCGGTCACGCAGCTGGTGCTTTGTTGAACGCCCTGGACTTCTCTTAGTCACTGCCTTTGTTATTGCTCAGCTT GTCGCTACTCTTATAGCTGTCTATGCTAACTGGGGTTTCGCACGAATTCAAGGCATAGGCTGGGGATGGGCTGGAGTTATCTGGCTTTACAGTATTGTTTTCTTCTTCCCtcttgacttgttcaaatttgccaTCCGCTACATTCTGAGTGGAAAAGCTTGGGATAACTTGCTTGAGAAGAAG ACTGCCTTCACTACCAAGAAGGATTATggtagagaagaaagagaggctcAGTGGGCTATGGCACAGAGGACTCTGCATGGACTTCAGCCCCCCGAAACAACGAATCTGTTCAATGACAAGAGTAGCTACAGAGAACTTTCAGAGATTGCTGAGCAGGCTAAAAGGCGAGCAGAGGTTGCAAG GCTCCGTGAGCTGCACACTCTGAAGGGTCATGTAGAATCAGTCGTTAAGCTCAAAGGGCTTGACATTGATACCATCCAGCAGCATTACACTGTATAA